The sequence CGGTATCAGGCCGGGCGACCTTGTGGGCGCAATCGCCAACGAGGTGAAGGTCAACTCCAACGTCATCGGCGCGATCGAGATCGAAGATCGGTTTTCCATCGTCGATGTCCCGGAATCCCTCGCCGCCCGTATTATCGACCTGCTCGGCCGCGCTCGGATCAAAGGCCGGAAAGTGCCGGTACGATTATTTCGCTAATGGCTGATGCGGCACACACTTCGCAAACCGTTGTCAGCTTCTCATTTGTATAAGCCATATGGAAGGATTCCCGCTCGATCGCTGCCTCCAGTTTTTATCCAGGCT is a genomic window of Nitrospirota bacterium containing:
- a CDS encoding DbpA RNA binding domain-containing protein, translating into GIRPGDLVGAIANEVKVNSNVIGAIEIEDRFSIVDVPESLAARIIDLLGRARIKGRKVPVRLFR